The proteins below are encoded in one region of Clostridium estertheticum:
- the cps2T gene encoding beta 1-4 rhamnosyltransferase Cps2T — translation MTDVFIIGSKGIPSNYGGFETFVDKLTLYKKKQDIMYHVACLNVKEEEFYYNKARCFNVNVKDIGSAKAVLYDLQALSKSIKYIKEKKLSNSIVLILACRIGPFISFYKKQLKDLGIKLYINPDGHEWKRSKWSMPVRNYWKFSEKLMVKHADLLICDSRGIEDYINTDYDMYKPNTTFIAYGAEIERSKLIEKDDFITSFLDGFLIKRKEYYLIVGRFVPENSYETMIREFMKSDVDKDLVIITNVEKNKFYERLLKATNFTSDTRIKFVGTVYDNELLKKIREEAFAYIHGHSVGGTNPSLLEALASTDINLLLDVNFNKEVGENGAMYFSDEDGNLASLISKAEKLTENEILAMSTRAKNRIKDSYSWDKIVHDYEELFL, via the coding sequence ATGACAGATGTATTCATTATAGGTTCTAAAGGAATACCATCTAATTATGGTGGATTCGAGACCTTTGTAGATAAATTAACTCTTTATAAAAAAAAGCAGGATATCATGTATCATGTGGCTTGTCTAAATGTTAAGGAAGAAGAGTTTTATTATAATAAAGCAAGATGTTTTAATGTTAATGTAAAAGACATAGGTAGTGCGAAAGCAGTACTTTATGATTTGCAAGCTTTAAGCAAATCAATAAAGTATATTAAGGAAAAGAAATTGTCTAATTCAATTGTTCTTATTCTTGCGTGTCGCATTGGTCCATTTATATCATTTTACAAGAAACAACTCAAGGATTTGGGAATAAAGCTTTATATAAATCCTGATGGACATGAATGGAAACGTAGTAAATGGAGTATGCCTGTGAGGAATTATTGGAAGTTTTCTGAAAAATTGATGGTAAAACATGCAGATTTACTAATATGTGATTCAAGGGGTATAGAGGATTACATAAATACAGATTATGATATGTACAAGCCTAATACTACATTTATAGCTTATGGAGCGGAAATTGAAAGATCTAAGCTAATCGAGAAGGATGATTTTATAACAAGCTTTCTTGACGGTTTTTTAATAAAAAGGAAAGAATATTACTTAATTGTTGGTAGGTTTGTACCCGAGAACAGTTATGAGACTATGATAAGAGAGTTTATGAAATCGGATGTTGATAAGGATCTTGTTATAATTACAAATGTCGAGAAAAATAAATTTTATGAAAGATTACTAAAGGCCACAAACTTTACTAGCGACACGCGAATAAAATTTGTAGGAACTGTTTATGATAATGAACTTCTAAAAAAAATAAGAGAAGAAGCATTTGCATATATTCATGGACATTCAGTGGGAGGAACTAATCCTTCACTTCTTGAAGCCTTAGCGAGTACGGATATTAATCTGCTTTTAGATGTTAATTTTAATAAAGAAGTTGGGGAAAATGGAGCTATGTATTTTAGTGATGAAGATGGCAATTTAGCTTCATTAATAAGCAAAGCAGAAAAATTAACAGAAAATGAAATTTTAGCGATGTCTACAAGAGCTAAGAATAGAATAAAAGATTCTTATTCTTGGGACAAGATTGTTCATGATTACGAAGAGCTTTTTTTATAA
- a CDS encoding ABC transporter ATP-binding protein, whose translation MDNIIELKDINKIYGKRVKTQVLNNINLSIDKGSFNSIIGASGSGKTTLLNIIGMLDRPTSGQVELEGRRIDKMSRRALAAIRNREIGFVFQFHHLLPEFNAIENVIMPRSIRNIFCGRKTSQKAKELLELVGLPKVKGNKVYDLSGGEQQRVAIARALMNSPKIILADEPTGNLDSQTSEVIYNIFRDINKELGTTFIIITHDERIAKKTDRIIEIEDGVIKF comes from the coding sequence ATGGATAACATTATAGAACTTAAAGATATTAATAAAATTTATGGAAAAAGAGTGAAAACACAGGTATTAAACAATATAAATTTATCTATTGATAAAGGCTCTTTTAATTCTATTATAGGTGCGTCAGGTAGTGGTAAAACGACCTTATTAAATATAATAGGAATGCTTGATAGGCCTACAAGTGGACAAGTTGAATTGGAAGGCAGAAGAATAGATAAGATGAGTAGAAGAGCTTTAGCTGCTATTCGAAACCGCGAAATAGGTTTTGTATTTCAATTTCATCATTTATTACCAGAGTTTAATGCTATTGAGAATGTCATTATGCCTAGATCTATAAGAAACATATTTTGTGGTAGAAAAACTTCTCAAAAAGCAAAAGAACTTTTGGAACTTGTAGGACTTCCAAAGGTTAAGGGAAATAAAGTTTATGATTTGTCAGGTGGAGAGCAACAAAGGGTCGCAATTGCAAGAGCTCTTATGAACAGCCCTAAGATAATACTTGCAGATGAGCCAACAGGAAACCTGGATTCTCAAACTTCTGAAGTTATATATAATATATTTAGAGATATAAATAAAGAACTTGGAACTACTTTCATAATAATAACCCACGATGAGAGAATAGCAAAAAAAACAGATAGAATAATTGAAATAGAAGATGGTGTTATTAAATTTTAA
- a CDS encoding right-handed parallel beta-helix repeat-containing protein, whose product MFKNNMKKSITILIMLISLSTTSPFLNTTNALGVTTSASISESTSNPTIIDVTTYKLDITGVTDTSIQFQQMIDSLPSGSTIQLPTGTYKLSNVVKLKDNLHIIASNDVIIKGTGYNTLFSTGNANSFEGIEFQNCATALSVFQKTGFNITNCRFTNNINYAAINFYGSHGSSISNSYFYNIHKYGILIDSDSSDIKIDNNNFDNPLVFDGYNVEQISGHVYCLNGTRILVTNNIIKNSGGQGIIFGYNSTTGKGTTSSVAFNNRCIGNGQEGITTYGGTKKVSNGNSIVSNTSINNRFNQIEVWQSDNNTVQGNTVEESIFGRGSLGSICLFGTTGTTVTDNNILSSQSNGIAIIAGSLNCNVSNNFIADTNRQNFVKTPEKGNGILLDWNGVADPQYITIANNTISSSNGIIAKSGIYSTSNTNHHNKINSNIITGYQYGVHWYALATCEK is encoded by the coding sequence ATGTTTAAAAACAATATGAAAAAAAGTATTACAATATTAATAATGTTAATTTCCTTATCAACAACTAGTCCATTTCTAAATACTACGAATGCATTAGGTGTTACAACTTCTGCTAGTATATCTGAGTCAACAAGTAATCCTACTATAATAGATGTTACAACTTATAAATTGGATATAACAGGTGTAACCGATACCTCAATCCAGTTTCAACAAATGATAGATTCACTACCAAGTGGAAGTACAATACAATTACCAACAGGTACGTATAAATTGTCGAATGTTGTTAAGTTAAAGGATAATTTACATATTATCGCCTCTAATGATGTTATAATTAAGGGGACTGGTTATAACACTTTATTCTCCACAGGTAATGCTAATAGTTTCGAGGGTATAGAATTTCAAAATTGTGCAACTGCTTTAAGTGTTTTTCAGAAAACTGGATTTAATATTACAAACTGCAGATTTACAAATAACATTAATTATGCTGCAATTAATTTCTATGGAAGTCACGGTTCATCGATTTCAAATTCATATTTCTACAACATACACAAATATGGAATTTTAATTGATAGTGATAGTTCTGATATTAAAATCGATAACAATAATTTTGATAACCCTTTAGTTTTTGATGGCTATAACGTAGAACAGATAAGTGGGCATGTTTATTGTCTAAATGGAACTAGAATTTTGGTGACAAATAATATTATAAAAAATAGCGGTGGGCAAGGTATTATATTTGGTTATAATTCAACAACTGGAAAAGGTACAACAAGTTCCGTCGCATTTAATAATCGCTGCATAGGTAATGGTCAAGAAGGCATTACTACATATGGCGGAACAAAGAAGGTTTCTAATGGAAACTCTATTGTTAGTAATACATCTATAAATAACAGATTTAATCAAATTGAAGTATGGCAATCTGATAATAATACTGTTCAAGGCAATACAGTAGAAGAATCAATATTTGGTCGTGGAAGTTTAGGATCTATTTGCCTTTTTGGTACGACTGGAACAACTGTTACGGATAACAATATATTATCGTCTCAAAGTAATGGGATAGCAATAATTGCGGGTAGCTTAAATTGCAACGTATCAAACAATTTTATAGCTGATACAAATAGGCAAAATTTTGTTAAAACCCCTGAGAAAGGTAACGGAATATTACTTGATTGGAACGGAGTAGCTGATCCACAATATATAACAATCGCTAATAATACAATTAGCTCAAGTAATGGAATTATTGCTAAAAGTGGTATTTACTCAACTTCCAATACTAATCATCATAACAAAATAAATAGCAACATAATAACAGGTTACCAATATGGAGTTCACTGGTATGCCCTAGCAACTTGTGAAAAATAA
- a CDS encoding right-handed parallel beta-helix repeat-containing protein, with the protein MKFFKNKTVIVIIVVFFAFVIGTFVVINKTKDLSLHNINKNDIKKYSLDITGATDTTAAFQKMINSYPSGSTIKLPEGKYSVHGSVKLPDGIKLISKNKAVFIGTGKNTLFFAGNNNSFQGIEFQNCSTAINVDFKKGLNVTECKFTNKIDYVALNISASSNCNITNSYFDDIRKYGIKIDNDSSNITIDKNNFENDKVFGGYKKEQISGHIYCLNGNKISVTNNVLKNSGGQGVIFGFNSTTGKGTANSVASGNTCIGNGQEGLTIYGGDKKVTSGNSLIGNISKNNRFNQIEVWQTKDNLVKNNTVEESIKGVGNLGAICLYETSNTTATGNKVLSAQKNGIDITAGSSNNIVSNNIINNTNGENDNKAPEKGNGILLDSNGKDQPQHITIKDNKISSSNGIISKSGIYSTSNTNQHNTIYNNTIKGYKIGLHEYAKMTVGK; encoded by the coding sequence ATGAAATTTTTTAAAAATAAAACAGTCATAGTTATTATAGTAGTCTTTTTTGCATTTGTTATAGGTACATTTGTAGTAATTAACAAAACAAAAGATCTTTCACTTCATAACATCAATAAGAATGATATAAAAAAATACTCATTAGACATAACCGGAGCCACGGACACCACGGCAGCATTTCAAAAAATGATAAATTCATATCCAAGCGGAAGTACAATAAAGTTACCAGAAGGCAAATATAGTGTTCACGGTAGTGTAAAACTTCCAGATGGAATAAAATTAATTTCAAAAAATAAAGCAGTTTTTATTGGTACTGGCAAAAACACTTTATTTTTTGCAGGAAATAATAACAGTTTTCAGGGCATAGAGTTTCAAAATTGCTCTACCGCAATAAACGTTGATTTTAAAAAAGGACTAAATGTAACTGAATGTAAATTTACGAACAAAATTGATTATGTTGCATTAAATATATCTGCAAGTAGCAACTGTAATATTACAAATTCTTATTTCGATGATATTCGTAAATATGGGATTAAAATAGATAACGATAGTTCTAATATTACAATCGATAAGAATAATTTTGAAAACGACAAAGTTTTTGGTGGTTATAAAAAGGAACAAATAAGTGGCCATATTTACTGCTTAAACGGGAACAAAATCTCCGTGACAAACAATGTGTTAAAAAATAGTGGCGGTCAAGGAGTGATATTTGGTTTTAACTCAACAACTGGAAAAGGTACGGCAAACTCTGTAGCAAGTGGTAATACGTGCATCGGTAATGGTCAGGAAGGCCTCACTATTTATGGTGGAGACAAGAAAGTTACAAGTGGAAATTCTCTTATAGGAAATATTTCCAAAAACAATAGATTTAACCAAATAGAGGTATGGCAAACTAAAGATAACCTTGTTAAAAACAATACAGTAGAAGAGTCCATCAAAGGTGTTGGCAATCTAGGAGCAATATGTCTGTATGAAACATCAAATACAACTGCTACTGGAAACAAAGTGTTATCTGCACAAAAGAATGGTATCGATATAACTGCTGGAAGCTCTAATAACATTGTATCTAATAATATTATAAATAATACAAATGGCGAAAATGATAATAAAGCTCCAGAGAAAGGTAATGGGATATTACTTGACTCGAATGGAAAAGATCAGCCTCAACATATAACAATTAAGGATAATAAGATTAGCTCAAGTAATGGAATAATATCTAAGAGTGGTATCTATTCAACTTCTAATACAAATCAGCACAACACAATATATAACAATACAATAAAAGGTTACAAAATTGGACTTCATGAGTATGCTAAAATGACTGTTGGTAAATAA
- a CDS encoding ABC transporter permease codes for MFTALKIAWRFLINSKIQTLVIVLGIAIGISVQVFVGILSAGLETSLLDKVVGNSTHITINPKNNIIKDYQVKADKIKKLDSRITSVAPVVGYNASLNIRNMTEPIQISGFVSKDLESFYNIKDKIYKGRTVKYSGEALIGKELSEKLGLKINDNINIVTADNRKIVVKAVGFYDFDTIKINKILVITNFKTAQNLAGIGDAATSMELTTSDPYNADIIANKLKKGLNDKNLVIENWKDQNKLLVSAIMGEKVCSLIIQLSVMIAAVLSIISIMSISVVQKYKQIGILKAMGIKDGSAALIFLIQAFILGVIGTIIGVGLTYLYVKGFNRYIVSSVDGKPIVNIIVNYNFIIKLCIIDIIASTSAAFFPALKSFKLTPVEVIKNG; via the coding sequence ATGTTTACAGCACTAAAAATAGCCTGGAGATTCTTAATAAACAGCAAGATTCAAACATTAGTAATAGTTTTAGGAATTGCCATAGGGATTTCGGTACAGGTATTTGTTGGGATACTAAGTGCAGGGCTGGAAACCTCTTTACTTGATAAAGTCGTGGGAAATTCAACTCATATAACGATCAATCCTAAAAATAATATAATAAAGGATTATCAGGTCAAGGCAGATAAAATTAAAAAGCTGGATAGTAGGATAACATCGGTGGCGCCAGTAGTTGGATATAATGCATCTCTTAACATTAGAAATATGACGGAGCCTATACAAATTAGTGGATTTGTTTCTAAGGATTTGGAGTCATTTTATAATATTAAAGATAAAATTTATAAAGGAAGAACTGTAAAATATTCTGGGGAAGCATTGATTGGTAAGGAACTTAGTGAAAAATTAGGGTTAAAAATAAATGATAACATTAATATAGTAACGGCTGATAATCGAAAGATAGTCGTGAAAGCCGTAGGATTTTATGATTTTGATACAATAAAAATTAATAAAATTCTAGTTATTACGAATTTCAAAACTGCTCAGAATTTGGCGGGGATTGGTGATGCTGCAACATCTATGGAATTAACTACGAGTGATCCTTATAATGCAGACATTATTGCAAATAAGCTCAAAAAAGGGTTAAATGATAAAAATTTAGTAATAGAAAATTGGAAAGATCAAAACAAGTTATTAGTAAGCGCTATAATGGGTGAAAAAGTATGTAGCCTAATAATTCAACTTAGTGTAATGATTGCTGCCGTTTTAAGTATAATAAGTATAATGAGTATAAGTGTGGTTCAGAAATACAAGCAAATAGGTATTTTAAAGGCTATGGGAATAAAAGATGGTTCTGCTGCTCTTATATTTTTAATTCAAGCTTTTATTTTAGGGGTAATTGGTACAATTATTGGTGTGGGGTTAACCTATTTGTATGTAAAAGGATTTAATAGATATATAGTGTCATCAGTTGATGGAAAACCTATAGTTAATATAATTGTTAATTATAATTTTATAATTAAATTATGTATTATTGATATAATAGCATCAACTTCAGCGGCATTTTTTCCAGCTTTAAAATCTTTTAAATTAACGCCTGTGGAGGTTATAAAAAATGGATAA
- a CDS encoding right-handed parallel beta-helix repeat-containing protein: MTANSTNGPATIDAQKYNLDKTGISDTSASFQKMIDSYPKGSTINLPKGIYKISDIVNLKDGMSLIASSDVVIEGTGKNTLFATGNDNTFKGIEFQNCSIALRVLYVKGVNITNCRFTNNINYAAIDIYGSSDCTITTSYFYNINKYGIKIDNNSSNITIYKNYFDNPNVFGGYKTSQIGGHVYCLSGNKITVENNILKNSGGQGIIFGYSSTLGKGTTNCIARNNNCTGNGQEGITIYGGIKKLSSGNSIIGNTSKNNRYNQIEVWQSDNNTVSGNTVEESIAGRGNLGAICLFTTTRTTVTGNTILSAQNNGIDITAGSLYNTITDNNIANTNLNNNITAPEKGNAILLDSAGISQPQYTTIRNNKISSSIGIIPKSGIYSTSNSNKYNKIDSNSITGYKSGFHSYAKMTCGM; this comes from the coding sequence GTGACGGCTAATTCAACTAATGGTCCTGCAACAATAGATGCTCAAAAATATAATTTGGATAAAACGGGAATATCAGATACCTCTGCTTCATTTCAAAAAATGATAGATTCGTATCCAAAAGGTAGTACAATTAATTTACCAAAGGGTATATATAAGATATCTGACATTGTTAATTTGAAAGATGGGATGAGTTTGATTGCAAGTAGTGACGTTGTAATAGAGGGCACTGGTAAAAACACTTTATTCGCTACAGGTAATGATAACACTTTTAAGGGTATAGAGTTTCAAAATTGCTCTATTGCTTTAAGGGTGTTATATGTAAAAGGAGTTAATATAACAAACTGCAGATTCACAAATAATATTAATTATGCAGCAATCGATATTTATGGAAGTAGTGATTGCACTATTACTACTTCATATTTCTATAATATAAACAAATATGGAATTAAAATAGATAACAATAGTTCTAATATTACTATATATAAAAATTATTTTGATAACCCTAATGTTTTTGGTGGATATAAGACCTCGCAGATAGGTGGTCATGTTTACTGCTTAAGTGGTAACAAAATCACTGTTGAGAACAATATTTTGAAAAATAGCGGTGGCCAAGGCATAATATTCGGTTACAGTTCAACCTTAGGTAAAGGTACAACTAACTGCATAGCACGTAATAATAATTGTACCGGTAATGGTCAAGAAGGTATCACAATTTATGGAGGCATTAAGAAACTCTCAAGTGGAAATTCTATTATAGGCAATACCTCTAAAAATAACAGATATAATCAAATAGAAGTATGGCAATCTGATAATAATACTGTGAGTGGAAATACAGTTGAAGAATCAATAGCTGGGCGCGGTAATCTAGGCGCAATATGTCTGTTTACTACGACTAGAACAACTGTTACTGGGAATACAATACTCTCTGCTCAAAATAATGGTATAGATATAACTGCTGGAAGTTTATATAACACTATAACAGATAATAATATAGCAAATACAAACTTAAACAATAATATTACTGCTCCTGAAAAAGGTAATGCAATATTGCTTGACTCAGCTGGAATATCACAGCCACAATATACAACAATCAGAAATAATAAAATTAGCTCAAGTATAGGCATTATTCCTAAGAGTGGTATCTATTCAACTTCTAATAGTAATAAGTATAACAAAATAGATAGTAACTCTATAACAGGTTACAAATCTGGATTTCATTCTTATGCAAAAATGACTTGTGGAATGTAA
- the rfbD gene encoding dTDP-4-dehydrorhamnose reductase: protein MKILITGANGQLGRELANQYKEKKGIDLILTRRSDLDISNINEVYSFVNENKPDVIINCAALTAVDKCETEIDMAYKINAIGPKNLAIAANEIGAEIVQVSTDYVFSGNMDKPLTEFDKIDPLTIYGKTKLEGEILVKNHNPKHYIVRTAWLYGDGNNFVKTMINLSKTNTTLKVVNDQKGTPTSTVDLARTIIKLIEQKNYGLFHCTCKGECTWYEFTKEIFRFKGITTTVLPCTTDEFPRPAKRPEYSVLRNYMLELTTGDITRTWQEAIHEYLK, encoded by the coding sequence ATGAAGATATTAATCACGGGAGCTAATGGTCAACTTGGTCGAGAATTAGCTAATCAATACAAAGAGAAAAAGGGTATTGATTTAATACTTACGAGAAGGTCAGATCTAGATATATCGAATATTAATGAAGTATATAGTTTTGTAAATGAAAATAAACCAGATGTGATTATAAATTGTGCTGCACTTACAGCTGTGGACAAGTGCGAGACGGAAATAGATATGGCATATAAGATAAATGCAATAGGACCTAAAAACTTAGCAATAGCTGCAAATGAAATTGGCGCAGAAATTGTCCAAGTTTCAACAGATTATGTTTTTAGTGGCAATATGGATAAGCCACTAACGGAATTTGACAAAATAGATCCTTTGACTATTTATGGGAAAACTAAGCTCGAGGGAGAAATATTAGTTAAAAATCATAATCCTAAACACTACATAGTTAGAACAGCATGGCTTTATGGAGATGGGAATAATTTTGTAAAGACTATGATAAATTTAAGTAAAACTAATACCACATTAAAAGTGGTTAATGATCAAAAAGGAACACCTACAAGTACAGTTGATTTAGCTAGAACTATAATTAAACTTATAGAGCAAAAAAATTATGGACTATTTCATTGTACCTGCAAAGGTGAATGTACATGGTATGAGTTCACTAAAGAAATTTTTAGATTTAAGGGCATAACGACGACGGTTTTACCGTGTACAACCGATGAATTCCCACGTCCGGCAAAAAGGCCAGAATACTCAGTTCTTAGAAATTATATGTTGGAACTCACAACAGGAGATATAACTAGAACTTGGCAAGAAGCAATTCATGAATATTTAAAATAA
- a CDS encoding glycosyltransferase, translated as MLKQVAGGNNVTLLYPGHFTIDKKLRIDENKSFKGVKVYEILNPIGIPLLSGIPSPETYFKNRDINVYIDFLKESKVKILHIHTLMGLDKELVAAAKKLNIKTIFTSHDYFGICPKVNLIDLQGEICEEYHNGENCITCNRNGYSSSLVFFMQSRTYRYLKNSRIIKKLRAYKQKLIIKKNHELTETELINEEKNNKNNPSASGYVKFRKNSIDILNNIDFIHYNSSVAKNTYERYINNVNSRVLNISHSNIKDNRIKKQSNSKEPLKITYIGSIEKYKGLYFLLDVLRQLLKNNISEWNLNVYGKNVNINIDEFMGKVNIKGTYVYSDLEELFKNTDVLIVPSIWYETFGYIALEAFSYAVPVILTDLVGFKDMIKSGTTGIVIKAAEDELYKNLGAIIEDREKLSYINNNILNLASIYTMEKHASDIMELYSGLIKE; from the coding sequence ATGTTAAAACAAGTTGCAGGTGGTAATAACGTTACATTATTATATCCTGGTCATTTCACGATTGATAAAAAATTACGAATTGATGAGAATAAGTCATTTAAGGGTGTTAAAGTATATGAAATACTAAACCCAATTGGTATTCCACTACTTAGCGGAATACCAAGTCCAGAGACATATTTTAAAAATAGGGATATAAATGTATATATAGATTTCTTAAAAGAGTCAAAGGTAAAGATTTTGCATATTCATACATTGATGGGCTTAGATAAAGAACTTGTAGCAGCTGCAAAGAAATTAAATATAAAAACCATATTTACTTCTCATGATTATTTTGGAATATGCCCTAAAGTCAATCTTATTGATTTGCAAGGGGAAATATGCGAGGAATATCATAATGGAGAGAACTGCATAACATGCAATAGAAATGGCTACAGTAGTTCATTGGTATTCTTTATGCAGTCAAGAACTTATAGATATTTAAAGAATAGTAGGATTATAAAAAAGCTAAGAGCTTATAAGCAGAAATTAATTATTAAAAAAAATCATGAATTAACTGAAACTGAACTTATAAATGAAGAAAAAAACAATAAAAATAATCCTTCGGCTAGTGGATATGTTAAGTTTAGAAAAAATTCTATTGATATACTTAATAATATCGATTTTATTCATTATAATAGCAGTGTAGCAAAGAATACATATGAGAGATATATAAACAATGTAAATAGTAGAGTTCTTAATATTTCTCATTCAAATATAAAGGATAATAGAATAAAAAAACAAAGTAATAGTAAAGAACCATTAAAAATAACATATATTGGATCGATAGAGAAGTATAAAGGGTTATATTTTCTATTAGATGTGCTTAGACAACTACTGAAAAATAATATTAGCGAATGGAATTTGAATGTCTATGGAAAAAATGTAAATATAAATATAGATGAGTTTATGGGAAAAGTAAATATAAAGGGTACATATGTTTATTCTGATCTCGAGGAATTATTTAAGAATACAGATGTATTGATAGTTCCAAGCATCTGGTATGAGACATTTGGATATATAGCACTTGAGGCATTCTCTTATGCTGTACCTGTAATTTTAACTGATCTTGTAGGGTTTAAAGATATGATAAAATCCGGAACTACTGGCATAGTAATAAAAGCCGCCGAGGATGAATTATATAAAAATTTAGGAGCTATAATAGAGGATAGAGAAAAACTATCGTATATTAATAATAATATACTAAATCTAGCAAGTATTTATACAATGGAAAAACATGCATCGGATATAATGGAATTGTACTCAGGTCTGATTAAAGAATAG